The sequence below is a genomic window from Nitrobacter winogradskyi Nb-255.
CGGTCGGGTTGCCGCGGCTGTCGAGAATTTCGCGGCCGATGATGTCTACGATGGCAGTCATAAGAACCTCTTGAGTCACTGGATCACGATGGTTGGATCGAACCGGTCCAGAACCATCAACGTGATCGATTCCAAATATTCTGAGAAGCGGGACGCGGGCAGAAAACCGTTACCTGCTTTTCCTCATCCCGCTTTAGTGTCCCGATTCCGACGTTCGCATACCCTTGCCGCAACCTCTGATGCGAACTTCGGAATCAAAGAGACACTAGCAACTTTATGATTCCAGTGTGGTTTAGGTTGAGAAGTTCGCTTGACGGACTCGATGGGGCAATGAAGCGAACATCTGAACCACACTAGATTTTGCGCTGCTTCTACAGCAATGCTTGTGGGTGGGAAAGGCTATGAATCATGACTCTCTCATGACGAGAGCCTTTCCGCTTCCGACCAAATCAAAAGCGGGGCTTCATGATTCTGATCTAAAATCGGCTTCCACTTGGCCGACCCCGCTTGGACAGAGACGATCATGCCCAGAAAGCCCCCCTCTTCGCCGAAATCCTCGCCTTTGCAGCTTGGCCGCGCCGTGGCGTGGCCTGATTCTCCGGAGCAGGCAAAACTCGACCGCGTGCCCAATCCACAGAAGGGCACCAACTACGTCGCGCGGTTCACGGCGCCGGAATTCACCGCGCTGTGCCCGGTCACCGGCCAGCCGGATTTTGCCCATTTGGTCATCGACTATGTGCCGGGGTCCTGGCTGCTGGAATCAAAATCGCTCAAGCTGTATCTCGCCAGTTTTCGCAATCACGGGGCCTTCCACGAGGATTGCACTGTGGCGATCGGCAAGCGCATCGTCGCCGCGATCAAACCGAAATGGCTGCGTATCGGCGGCTACTGGTTTCCGCGCGGCGGTATTCCCATTGATGTGTTCTGGCAGACCGGAGCAGCGCCCAGGGGTGTCTGGATTCCCGATCAGGATGTGCCATCTTACCGAGGCCGGGGCTGAAAGGCGCGCGCCACCCGCGCATGCCGCTGCCGTCAGAAACCGATCGTTAGCGAAGCACTGAGACTCGCGCGCCAGACATCGTCGATCCTGTAGGGATTGATACTGGTGATTCCCAGATTACCGCTTCTTGCGCTACCCGTTTCAAACCCACCGGCGTAGGCGACCAGGCCGTCCAGTCCCACCTCAGCACTGGGCGCGATCTTGTACCGGAATCCGAGCCCGACCTGGGCGGCGGTACCGGTCCTGGTGTGGGTGGCCAGATCGGCGAGGAAAATCCCAGTCGCCTTATTGGTCTCGATCACTCGGGACAGTGTATTGAATGTTATGCCGAGACCCGCCGTGGTTCTCATGGAGATCACATCCGTCAGGGGAATCTCATACGCAACATTGCCCAGGATCGCGTTGCTGATCGCGGTGCCGTCGAACCTTGATGAAGCCCCGTACAGCGGGAAATTCGCATCCCAGCCAATACCTCCCTGGCCATGCTGGTAGCTGACGAAAGCCGACATGGCTGAATCAAACCGATAGCCGACATGACCGCCGCCGCCCACGAAGTTGCCCAGTTTCACGTTGCCGACGACACCGCCTCCGGCAAAGGGCGCGCCGCCATTAACCGTGCTGGACGATCCGAATGCCGCTCCCCCCGACACATCCAGCCCGGCGAAGAAGCCTGGCTCAGCCGCGAGGGCAGATAAAGGAGAAGCGATTGTCACGAGGGTTACCAAACCTAACAATCCACGTAACATCATTGTCAGTTATCTCCACAAATCTGTGAGAGATTATCCGTTTGGTATGGTTACCATCCTCCTAAGGGCTTTTCTTGGCGGATCGAAAGTTACGGCCCGCGATCACGCCTTCGCGGCCAGCAGCCGCGCGCAGACCAATCCGAGAATCGCGATGACGAGGGCATTCACAGCGAGCGTGGGAAATTTTCCGACCCATGAAAGGCTCAGGCCATAGGCGACGGGGCCTGCCGTCTGCCCCATGTAGAAGAAAAACGAATGCAGCGACAGCGCGGTCGCCCGCGCCTGCTCGGACAATTGGCTTGCGAACACCTGAAGGCAGCCGTGCAGCATGTAGAACCCCCAGCCCATCGCAACGAAGCTGAGAAGCTGGATGCGCCAGTCCGGGCCCAGGCCGACCGCCACGATCTGCGCCGCCACCAGCAAGGCCCCGGAAATCATCATGCCGCGAACGCCGAGCAGCACCAGAAACCGTGACACCGTCATGGTGTAGAACAGGCCGCCGACGGCAAAGCCGGCGATGACGATGCCCGCGATCGACAGCCGGGTTTCACCGAGTTCGAACAGGAACGCCGCGACGTAGGGAAACAGCCCGAGCACGCAGCAGCCTTCGATAAAAACGGCCGAATAACAGACCCTGGCGTTCGAATTGCTGAAGATCTGCCGATAGCCCTGCCGCAGATCGGTCAACTTCATCCGTCGCGAGGTCGCGATCGCGTCGCCGCGTTGAAATCCGAGTCCGACCGCGATCGACACCGCGAGAACCAGCGCACCGAGCACAACGAGCACGCCTCGCCAGCCGACGAGATCACCGATCACGCCGGCGAAAGAGGCGCCCAGCAGGTTGCCTCCCATCGTACCCGCGATGGTCCGGCCGATCGCCACCTGTCGCTGCGGCACCGGCACCAGGTCGCTCGCCATGCCGAGCGCAACTGGAAAAACACCGCCGGATGCGATCCCGGCGAAGATTCGCGTGACGAACAGCGCGGCATAGGATGTGCACAGCGCGCCGGCGACGTTCGAGATGCCGAGCAGCACCAGGCACACCAGCATCAGCCGCCCCTTGCCGAAGATATCGGCGGCCGCGCCGATCAGCGGCTGCACGATGGCGAACGAGAAGGCGGTGACCGCGGACAGGCCGGCGGCGGTCGCGACCGTCACCGACAGATCCTCGGCGACATGCGGAAGCACCGGGTCCATCGCGCGCGTCGATAGGCTCGCCGCGAAGGTCGCCAGCGCGATGATGTTCAGGAGCGGCGGCAATTTAGGCTTCCCGGCCGCTGCCGGGTCAGCCGATGTCATTCCGGGCAGGCCGGGTCGGCCGCCTTCGCCAGAGCATCGAACGCCATCAGCCTTCGCACCAGTGCCTCGAACTCGCGCAGCGGCACCATGTTCGGGCCATCCGACGGCGCATGATCGGGATCGGGATGGGTCTCGATGAACACGCCAGCGACGCCGACCGCGACCGCCGCGCGCGCCAGCACCGGCACGAACTCGCGCTCACCGCCGGTTGAGGCGCCCTTGCCTCCCGGCTGCTGCACGGAATGGGTTGCGTCGAAAATGACCGGCGCGCCGGTGGTGCGCGCAAGGATCGGCAGCGCGCGCATATCGGACACCAGCGTATTGTAGCCGAACGACGCGCCGCGCTCGGTGACCAGGATATTGCGGTTGCCCCCGCCGGTGATCTTGGCGACCACGTTCCCCATGTCCCATGGCGCCAGGAACTGCCCCTTCTTGACATTGACGACCTTGCCTGTCGCGGCCGCCGCCAGCAACAGGTCGGTCTGCCGGCACAGGAACGCCGGAATCTGCAACACATCCACCACTTGCGCGACCTCGGCGCATTGGGCTGCCTCATGAACATCGGTCAGCACCGGCAATCCGAGCGACGACCGAATGTCCGCGAAAACCGGCAGCGCCTGCTTCAGGCCGATCCCGCGCGCGCCGGAAGCGCTGGTGCGGTTGGCCTTGTCGAAAGACGTCTTGAACACAAGGCCGACGTTCAACCTCGCGGCGATGTCCTTCAGCGCGCCGGCCACCTCGAGCGCGTGGGCCCGGCTTTCCATCTGGCACGGACCGGCAATAATCGACAGCGGCCGGTCCTGGCCGAAAGTCACGGAGCCGACGGAGACGACGGGCGATGCGGAGACGGGCTGGTTCAAGGTGAGTTCCTTTGCCGGCGGACCATGCCGGGCCGCGGCGGCGGGATCAACCCGCTTGTCGCATCGAATGGCAGCCGCCGTTCACAGGTAGGCCGTAGCTCCGCCAGGTCAGGCCTGATAGGCTGTACGCCGCCGTTTTCCGGAGCCGCAAATGCGCCTGCCCCTTGTTGTTTCGATCGCCACAGCATCCGCCTTTATCGGTACGGTTCAACCGGGACCGGCGCGGAGTCAAACGCCAAACCCGCTAGCGCAATCGCCCGGCGTCATCACCGGCGGAAGCCAGAACGTGATGGTCAACGGCAAACCCGCCGCGCGTCAGGGCGACGCTACCACCGGCGGCGCGCTGATCGAAGGATCGTCCAATGTCTTCATCAACGGCAAACCGGCCACGGTGATCGGCAACCGAACCGGATGCGGCGGCTCGGTCACTTCTGGCGGCCATGGCGTGTTCATCAACGGCAAGCCAATGGCGCGCCAGGGCGACCAACCGTCTGGATGTGCAAGATAGTGACCTAAACCAGCCGGCTCTGCACGACCGCCGCCTGGATGAACGAGGCGAACAGCGGATGCGGCTCGAACGGCCGCGATTTAAGTTCAGGGTGGTACTGCACGCCGATGAACCAGGGATGATCCTGATATTCGACGATCTCCGGCAGCACGCCATCGGGCGAGAGGCCCGAAAACCTTAAGCCGTGCTGCTCCAGCCGGTCCTTGTAGGCGGTGTTGACTTCATAGCGATGGCGGTGCCGCTCGGAAATCTCGACCGCCCCACCGTAGATACCGGAGACGCG
It includes:
- the kdsA gene encoding 3-deoxy-8-phosphooctulonate synthase, which gives rise to MNQPVSASPVVSVGSVTFGQDRPLSIIAGPCQMESRAHALEVAGALKDIAARLNVGLVFKTSFDKANRTSASGARGIGLKQALPVFADIRSSLGLPVLTDVHEAAQCAEVAQVVDVLQIPAFLCRQTDLLLAAAATGKVVNVKKGQFLAPWDMGNVVAKITGGGNRNILVTERGASFGYNTLVSDMRALPILARTTGAPVIFDATHSVQQPGGKGASTGGEREFVPVLARAAVAVGVAGVFIETHPDPDHAPSDGPNMVPLREFEALVRRLMAFDALAKAADPACPE
- the queF gene encoding preQ(1) synthase; this encodes MPRKPPSSPKSSPLQLGRAVAWPDSPEQAKLDRVPNPQKGTNYVARFTAPEFTALCPVTGQPDFAHLVIDYVPGSWLLESKSLKLYLASFRNHGAFHEDCTVAIGKRIVAAIKPKWLRIGGYWFPRGGIPIDVFWQTGAAPRGVWIPDQDVPSYRGRG
- a CDS encoding MFS transporter — protein: MTSADPAAAGKPKLPPLLNIIALATFAASLSTRAMDPVLPHVAEDLSVTVATAAGLSAVTAFSFAIVQPLIGAAADIFGKGRLMLVCLVLLGISNVAGALCTSYAALFVTRIFAGIASGGVFPVALGMASDLVPVPQRQVAIGRTIAGTMGGNLLGASFAGVIGDLVGWRGVLVVLGALVLAVSIAVGLGFQRGDAIATSRRMKLTDLRQGYRQIFSNSNARVCYSAVFIEGCCVLGLFPYVAAFLFELGETRLSIAGIVIAGFAVGGLFYTMTVSRFLVLLGVRGMMISGALLVAAQIVAVGLGPDWRIQLLSFVAMGWGFYMLHGCLQVFASQLSEQARATALSLHSFFFYMGQTAGPVAYGLSLSWVGKFPTLAVNALVIAILGLVCARLLAAKA
- a CDS encoding PAAR domain-containing protein — its product is MRLPLVVSIATASAFIGTVQPGPARSQTPNPLAQSPGVITGGSQNVMVNGKPAARQGDATTGGALIEGSSNVFINGKPATVIGNRTGCGGSVTSGGHGVFINGKPMARQGDQPSGCAR